One part of the Methylobacterium mesophilicum SR1.6/6 genome encodes these proteins:
- a CDS encoding HAD-IA family hydrolase: MRLVVFDVDGTLVDSQHLIVAAQGVAFAENGLRPPERREALSVVGLSLPQAFRRLVGEDGPIAELSESYKQAYNRLRLDPAHEEPLFPGMAELLATLHAREDVLIGLATGKSRRGVDRLIAHYGWTDWFATTQSADDAPSKPDPTMLRQAMDEAGSEPGATVMVGDTTFDIAMGVAAGATSVGVAWGYHPPEALYGAGAVTVVPSAAALEERLLGGTEVVR; the protein is encoded by the coding sequence ATGAGGCTCGTCGTCTTCGACGTCGACGGCACCCTTGTCGACAGCCAGCATCTCATCGTGGCGGCACAGGGGGTCGCCTTCGCGGAGAACGGCCTGCGGCCCCCGGAGCGGCGGGAGGCGCTGTCGGTGGTCGGCCTCTCCCTGCCGCAGGCCTTCCGTCGCCTTGTCGGCGAGGACGGCCCGATCGCGGAACTCTCCGAGAGCTACAAGCAGGCCTACAACCGCCTGCGGCTCGATCCGGCGCACGAGGAGCCCCTCTTCCCCGGCATGGCCGAGCTTCTCGCCACGCTGCATGCCCGGGAGGACGTGCTGATCGGCCTAGCCACCGGCAAGTCGCGGCGGGGTGTCGACCGGCTGATCGCGCATTACGGCTGGACGGACTGGTTCGCCACCACGCAGAGCGCCGACGACGCGCCGTCCAAGCCGGATCCCACCATGCTGCGTCAGGCCATGGACGAGGCCGGCAGCGAGCCGGGGGCGACCGTGATGGTCGGCGATACGACCTTCGACATCGCCATGGGCGTCGCGGCCGGCGCTACCTCGGTGGGGGTGGCCTGGGGCTACCACCCGCCCGAGGCGCTCTACGGGGCCGGTGCCGTGACGGTGGTTCCCAGCGCCGCTGCGCTCGAGGAGCGGCTTCTCGGCGGGACCGAAGTGGTGCGGTGA
- a CDS encoding alpha/beta fold hydrolase: protein MNLVLLPGFMTGPELWTDMAPRLAPVGPITHGDLTQDATIHDMALRVLADAPDRFALVGFSMGGYVARAVTVHAPERVQALVLIATSARADTRAQAARKAIAVTHVREQGFGGLSRGAIVQSVHPDRAGDAALLARIRHMGDELGGEVFLRQAGEARTGDLDRLGAIRCPTLVVAAAQDALRSVDEAREIWDRIPGATLTVIDGSGHMLPLEAPDALADAIVPWLLAQASGASTIGS, encoded by the coding sequence ATGAACCTCGTGCTGCTTCCCGGTTTCATGACCGGCCCGGAACTATGGACCGACATGGCCCCGCGGCTCGCGCCGGTCGGTCCCATCACGCATGGCGATCTCACGCAGGACGCCACGATCCACGATATGGCGCTCCGCGTCCTGGCAGACGCCCCGGACCGGTTCGCCCTCGTGGGCTTCTCGATGGGCGGCTACGTGGCCCGGGCCGTCACAGTCCACGCGCCGGAGCGCGTGCAGGCCCTCGTCCTGATCGCGACCTCGGCGCGGGCCGACACCCGCGCGCAGGCGGCGCGGAAGGCGATCGCCGTCACCCATGTCCGCGAGCAGGGTTTCGGCGGCCTCAGCCGGGGCGCGATCGTCCAGTCGGTGCATCCGGACCGGGCCGGCGACGCGGCTCTCCTCGCGCGCATCCGGCACATGGGCGACGAACTCGGCGGTGAGGTCTTCCTGCGTCAGGCCGGAGAGGCACGCACCGGCGACCTCGACCGGCTCGGCGCGATCCGGTGCCCGACTCTGGTGGTTGCCGCGGCGCAGGACGCCCTGCGCAGCGTCGACGAGGCGCGGGAGATCTGGGATCGCATCCCGGGCGCGACCCTGACGGTGATCGACGGGTCGGGCCACATGCTGCCGCTTGAAGCCCCCGACGCCCTCGCCGACGCGATCGTGCCCTGGCTCCTGGCTCAGGCTTCGGGCGCCTCGACAATCGGGTCGTAG
- a CDS encoding RluA family pseudouridine synthase, giving the protein MTTRPPRSGGPTGRKPQAGKSSPSKFRGGKAQADGRARTGPRTSARDAAERAARNRGEDAGARDPWGAQAAAAPAPAGRRSRPRRAAAPRDAAAGKPGGRPPAKRSAAPSPALASAPAPGPTRREQRAAASATLASGVQTLTVEPDEAGMRIDRFLTARFPLLPFTRVQTIVRKGELRVDGKRAKPNDRLEPGMSVRVPPLRLDQPTERPRSAAREQDDAAFIRSLILYEDADMMILNKPFGLAVQGGSGTVRHVDGLLAALTGPDGQKPRLVHRLDKDTAGCLIIAKTRLAAATLAKSFRSRAARKIYWALTAGVPRVRQGRVSTYLAKEEPTDADARMRVAKHGDEGASHALTYYAMVDQAAQKLSWLSFKPVTGRTHQLRAHAAHIGHPIVGDPKYFSVENWELPGGIQNRLHLLARRIVIPHPRTGKPVDVSAPLPPHMAQSWNLLGFDAARYDPIVEAPEA; this is encoded by the coding sequence AAGGCCCAGGCCGACGGCCGCGCCCGCACGGGCCCGCGCACCAGCGCCCGCGACGCCGCCGAGCGCGCGGCCCGCAACCGCGGCGAGGATGCCGGCGCGCGCGATCCCTGGGGCGCGCAGGCCGCTGCGGCCCCGGCGCCGGCCGGCCGCCGAAGCCGCCCGCGACGGGCGGCCGCACCGCGCGACGCCGCGGCGGGCAAGCCCGGCGGCCGGCCGCCGGCCAAGCGCTCGGCGGCCCCCTCCCCGGCCCTCGCCTCTGCCCCCGCGCCCGGTCCGACCCGGCGCGAGCAGCGCGCCGCCGCCTCCGCGACCCTCGCCTCCGGCGTGCAGACCCTGACCGTCGAGCCGGACGAGGCCGGGATGCGGATCGACCGCTTCCTCACCGCCCGCTTCCCGCTCCTGCCCTTCACCCGCGTGCAGACCATCGTCCGCAAGGGCGAATTGCGGGTCGACGGCAAGCGCGCCAAGCCGAACGACCGGCTGGAGCCGGGCATGAGCGTGCGCGTGCCGCCGCTGCGCCTCGACCAGCCCACCGAGCGGCCGCGCAGCGCCGCCCGGGAGCAGGACGACGCCGCCTTCATCCGGTCGCTGATCCTCTACGAGGACGCCGACATGATGATCCTCAACAAGCCCTTCGGCCTCGCGGTCCAGGGCGGGTCGGGGACGGTCCGGCACGTCGACGGCCTGCTCGCCGCCCTCACGGGTCCGGACGGCCAGAAGCCGCGCCTCGTCCACCGGCTGGACAAGGACACGGCCGGCTGCCTGATCATCGCCAAGACCCGGCTCGCCGCCGCGACGCTGGCCAAGAGCTTCCGGTCGCGGGCGGCGCGGAAGATCTACTGGGCGCTCACCGCGGGCGTGCCGCGGGTCCGGCAGGGACGCGTCTCCACCTACCTCGCCAAGGAGGAGCCCACCGACGCCGACGCGCGGATGCGGGTCGCCAAGCACGGCGACGAGGGCGCGAGCCACGCGCTGACCTACTACGCCATGGTCGATCAGGCCGCCCAGAAGCTGTCCTGGCTGTCGTTCAAGCCGGTCACCGGCCGCACGCACCAGCTGCGCGCCCACGCGGCCCATATCGGCCACCCGATCGTGGGCGACCCGAAATACTTCTCTGTCGAGAACTGGGAGCTGCCGGGCGGCATCCAGAACCGCCTCCACCTCCTCGCCCGGCGGATCGTCATCCCGCATCCGCGCACCGGCAAGCCGGTCGACGTGAGCGCGCCGCTCCCGCCCCACATGGCCCAGAGCTGGAACCTTCTGGGCTTCGACGCCGCCCGCTACGACCCGATTGTCGAGGCGCCCGAAGCCTGA